TTTTCCACAGCGGCGGATAAAGAACGCGCGGACGCGCTCCTTGCGCCGCATCGTGACGAGTTGGCGGGGAAGGTGAAGCTCTTCGTCAATCCGGCAACAAGTGACGTGGCGAGAGACTATCCGGTGGAGCGATATGCGGAGATTTGCAGGCGGCTGCGTGAGGAAAAGGAGATCGCCTGCATCCTCTTGGGCTATGGAGAAAAAGCCGCACGGTACAGCGGGGCCTTTTGCGCGGAGATCCCGGAGGCGATTGACCTTACGAATAAGACGACGATCGGTGAGATGATCGAGATCATTCGTCAGACGGATTTCTATCTCGGAGGGGATACGGGCCCCTTGCACATTGCCGCTGCCCTGAAGAAGCAAGGTGTTGCCGTCTTTCGATCAAGCGACGGTATGCCGCCGCTCGCCCTTGATCATATAAAGCGGCATCCATGGGACTGCGGCATCGTGACAATGCGGCCGGAGCACGCGCTCGCGGGCTGCGAAAGCGGCTGCAGGCGAAAGGAGGCGCACTGCATCCTGCAGGTGTGCGCAGAGGATGTGTATCGGGCGCTGCATGGGCAGCTTGATGCCGATGAACGGAAGAGCGATGCGCGGAATGGAGTTCATGCGGATGTTGAATCATAAGCGAATCTTTATAGAAAGCAGCCCCGGGATCGGGGATCTCATTGAGCTGACACCTGTGCTGCGCGCGATCAAGGAGAAGTATCCCGCCGCGATCCTGACGGTGTGTTCCCGCAATCCGTTCAGCCTGGAGACGATTGATCGAATTCCATACATCGACGCTACGCATCGGATGGACGGTAGTCCCTGGGGGCGCTGGAAGTCTTTCCTCTGCTTTTTGAAGCAGGACTATGTGCTGTTCAACTCCTATCAGGGCGCGTTGGTTCGCCTCGCAAGGCTGGCAGGCGTCAGGCACCGCGCCGGAAACTGCAAGGAGAAGCACTGGAACAGCGGCATGTTTACCGTTCCCTATCCGTATACGAATCAGGATTCCATCAATATTCATGAGACGGATTACTTCGCACAGAAATTCGGCAAGGGGCTGGGCGAGAGGATTGAAATCAAGGATTATCAGGTCGATGTATCCGAGCCGAATGAGGCTGAGATGCAGTCGGCAAAGAGCATACTCGAGGAGGTCGGCATCGAAGATGACAACTATGTGATTGTAAACCTCTACGCGAACACGTCCATCGACTTCTCGAATGATACGATTGAAACGATTCTGCGGTATTGGGGAAAGTCCCACAAATTAGTGCTGACAGGAAAGCGCAATGAGAAGCTGGAAGCGCTACTGCGGGAGAGACAAATCTCGCAAAACATTCATCTCGTCATGGGAAAGACATCCATTATGGAAATGATCGCGATGGTAAAGATGTGCAAATTTGTCGTCAGCATAGATACCGGTATCATTCACATTGCCAGCGCCCTCAGAAAGAAGACGCTCGGCATCTGGACACAGGGTGGACCTGTCGAATGGCTGCCGAAGCATCATGTCATGCCCTGCAAGCTCCCCTTGGAATGCGGCTTGCCGCACTGCAAAGATCCGCACTGTACCGATCCGAAGTGCGCGCGGCTGCCGAAGGATTTCCTGGAGGAGCACTTCAGGAAATTTGAGACAGAATGGCTGCAATAGCGAGGGGGAACGAGAGACGGGCGCGGGATGTGCCCTGCAGGCGTGATGTAAGAGGTATATTGAACA
This portion of the Selenomonas sp. TAMA-11512 genome encodes:
- a CDS encoding glycosyltransferase family 9 protein; translation: MLNHKRIFIESSPGIGDLIELTPVLRAIKEKYPAAILTVCSRNPFSLETIDRIPYIDATHRMDGSPWGRWKSFLCFLKQDYVLFNSYQGALVRLARLAGVRHRAGNCKEKHWNSGMFTVPYPYTNQDSINIHETDYFAQKFGKGLGERIEIKDYQVDVSEPNEAEMQSAKSILEEVGIEDDNYVIVNLYANTSIDFSNDTIETILRYWGKSHKLVLTGKRNEKLEALLRERQISQNIHLVMGKTSIMEMIAMVKMCKFVVSIDTGIIHIASALRKKTLGIWTQGGPVEWLPKHHVMPCKLPLECGLPHCKDPHCTDPKCARLPKDFLEEHFRKFETEWLQ
- a CDS encoding glycosyltransferase family 9 protein produces the protein MVIHRYAENIYLRGIRFFDRVRGEDHSDAPRKKAVVFICRQPLGDAVLSTIVLRGVRKAYEGAHLFVVTSRANRTFFEASSYADEVLVLEDTVHRVKKQRRLVREFCREHFRDYDVQLAIIPNTGMPNIFEAFLTHYSGAKRRAAASEVFHPVMHREYMGQYDAFFTDVYEEERVCHEVESNLAMLSMLGVKEDLVIEVFSTAADKERADALLAPHRDELAGKVKLFVNPATSDVARDYPVERYAEICRRLREEKEIACILLGYGEKAARYSGAFCAEIPEAIDLTNKTTIGEMIEIIRQTDFYLGGDTGPLHIAAALKKQGVAVFRSSDGMPPLALDHIKRHPWDCGIVTMRPEHALAGCESGCRRKEAHCILQVCAEDVYRALHGQLDADERKSDARNGVHADVES